The following is a genomic window from Prunus persica cultivar Lovell chromosome G7, Prunus_persica_NCBIv2, whole genome shotgun sequence.
ataaaattggaaatttgtaatttcaggCTTCCAAAATGTTATAAAGGATTTACAGTAGTTTGTGGCTATCAATACATCCTCTAGCAGCAGTTGTGGAGATCCCTTGAAGAGAAAGCCCAATGGGATGAATCTGTGGAGCAAAAACCTGCCacttagttttatttttaattttaaacattTGCTTACAGAGTATTGGCTCTTGGTGTAATTTTGgttgtatttattttcaagtaGGCATTCTGGTGATTGAAGATGTTAATGAAGTTTTAAACTTTAGTAGATTTTATCAACTGATACAATTTTTTATGGCTTCCAAGAATTAATCAGAGCATCCAAcactcagaaaaaaaaaaaaaaaaaaaaaaattctgattatGCCCCTAGTGTTGGGTGTGCTAATTAGAGGTAGAATCGATGGTTACCGACAATTTTTCATGAAACCATAAACCAACCGACCGTAAACAAGAGCATGACTGATCAAGTATTTTGGGTGCATTTAGAATTTAGAAGCCTGCCCTTTAACCGTTGTGGGCCTTCCGGCCCAAATGTatccaaacccaaacccaTATATTACCGTTGTTTGGTCCAAAACCCGAACCAGATCCAACTTTGACGCCATCATCATCGGCAGAACTTGTCAGTGTGAACGTGGGAGGCGCGCATGTAAAATGGCAAATTGGAATTTTGGTACGCTAACTAAATAATGTCCACAAAATCACATGCCCAATAATACATTGCATTGCCTTGCGCCAGATAGTTTTGTCTATTATTCTCTCCCTAACGGCTATATTTTCCAAGTCCTTGTTATTCAAATCATTCACTAACCCCAACGGTCCATTCCCCACACATACATTAAGCTCTAAATTCACCAACCCAACAACATACACATAAAATCCATCCACATTGCAATTTAcattctccctctctctctctctgtcataTTCTTAAATCACAAATTTACAATGGACCCTCTTCCTACTCCAACTCCAACTCCAACTCCAGCTCCTGCTGCTACCTCAGCTAGTGTTCAACATGTAAACAAGAAGTCCTCCGATGAGCTGCTAAGAAAGTTTGCTGATTCAGGGGATGAGGCTGAGGAGGCCCCAGAAAAGAAACAAGTGATTCGGGTGTCGAAACGCCGGAAAGTGAGAAACCGGGCAAGTGGTGAAGGGGAGCAATGTGAGAGCCCATCAAATGGCAAGAACAGCTTAGTGGAGAGAAGGTCTCTGCTTCCTGCTGCTGGGACTAAGAACAAGGCATTGCTTAGGCAACTTGGGGTTCATGGCAGGGCATCACAACTCAGGGCCAGGGATATCAGGAACAAGTCTTTCTTTGGTGCCATTCACAAggttggatttttattttattacatccCATGTTTTGATAAAATCTTCCAGTTAATTATCTGTTTTAGTTGCCAATTTGCCAATGAACTaaggtgaaaaataaaatccaac
Proteins encoded in this region:
- the LOC18771404 gene encoding uncharacterized protein LOC18771404, translated to MDPLPTPTPTPTPAPAATSASVQHVNKKSSDELLRKFADSGDEAEEAPEKKQVIRVSKRRKVRNRASGEGEQCESPSNGKNSLVERRSLLPAAGTKNKALLRQLGVHGRASQLRARDIRNKSFFGAIHKTWRRTIEGASKVFMEKHYNRHKRLISDIA